Genomic window (Drosophila albomicans strain 15112-1751.03 chromosome X, ASM965048v2, whole genome shotgun sequence):
gaggaagaaggagagagagagagagagcgataggGATATTGGGTAATTAGGTGGACAAAACAGAGCGATCAGAGCTTGTTTTGTGGGGcgaaaaatgaatttaattaacaaaatcaataaacaataaacaatgttatttggcaaacaaaagcgGGGGAACAAAAATGaactgtgtgtgcgtgtgtgtgtggcggcCCAGTTAAAAGCGATGCGTACAACGCGTCGCATACGTAATCAGTGCTGGCGATAATCGTTGCCCACAACGGAATGGGATGATAATGATAAGTATAGTATAACGATGATGATTAAAAGGCAAATCGACGGCGGCTTTATGGCTCATAACCCTATTACCTATTGCCACCCTCTACAAGTAGTCCCCCGACTgcctccccttcccctcctTTCCCCTCTCCACCATAGTTTGCCCTCAGTGCTGAGCTCAACGTCGCGCTCTCAACGCTGTTGACGGGTTTTGGGTTCATTTCGTTTCGGTTTGCGTTCGCGTGCGCACGTGTCAGAGAGTCATagtgtcgttgtcgttgtctggATCCATTCCATATCGTGTGTGTTCCTTGATCGCAGGATGccgcagtcgaagtcgcagtcgcagtcgctgttggCTGCGCAGGCGCTTAACGCTCAGCATGGGCTACCCTTGGAGTTGCCCTACGCTGATGAAGATGACGAGCAGCCGAAGGAGAAGGAGCAACAGCCGTTGCTGCCACCTACTGCGATAGAGACGCGCCTCTCGCGGAAACCTTCGTTGGGGCAGCGACGCAATGTGGATTTGCCGCGTTTGCTGGTGATCAACGAGTTGCCCGCTCAGCCAAGCACAGCACcaacgccatcgccatcgccatcgccaacgCCTTCACCATCGCCGCCGGCCAACGAAAAGGAGCGAGAGCGTGAACATTTTGGTCCGGGATTGCGACGCAACTCCATCTCGATGCCATCGGGCATCAATTCGCTGGAGTTGGAGGCGATGAGGCGACGGCATCAGCTGCAAGCCCAAGAGGCGCTGCACGAGGAGAGCCAAACGGAAAGTGTGAGTAGTGTAGTCGAAATGTAGCTGTCAATTGTTCTGTCTGAACTCAAGTCACAGCGTCAACCGAACCGAACAGAGCTGAACTGAAATGTTATATCTTGCAAACGGGTTTTTCGCACAGTCGCCAAAAGTGTTGAGCAATCATCGCTGGCATCATTAAacgtataaaaataagtaatcaTAAAACGCTCATTAAGTGTTATCTCTGCCACAATGTGTGAGTGTAGTTTACCCCctcccaaaataaaaaaaaaaaagtaattcgCTAATTCAATTTGAGTTGGAAACAACTTAAAGACAACTCAACACGCAACACGCAACACGCAACTGATGCCAGTGAAAACGCTTTTCCAGCCATATTCAAATCATCATCAATGCATTATTTCATCATGCCATCAGCTCATCCTCTCATCATGTCACCAGCCGATCAGCGAGACGCATTTGATCTATTCTAatgctattattgttgttgttgtggttgttgttgttctcttttcACCTGTGTTTACACTTCGACTGTAATTAATGTGAATTGCAAATAGTCAgcaaaaatttttgtttgtctacTACAtgtatgatttatttattacccTGCAATATTTACGCAATGCTCAATTAGTGACTTGAGTTGGAATATTTAAACTCAAGGCAAGATTGCGGTGCGAAATTTTCGAGTTGTGTTtcgaaattataaaaatgctataaagctgcattttatttagttaaattattgGTATTCATTAATTCTTAttcagaaaataataatagccaTTTGATAAGATAAAACTCTGATAATAACGAACACAATTCCCTATTGCAATCAGATTAACCAGATCTTCaggttattatttttatgcgtgttaatttatttgaagttCAGCTGCCTAAAACTATAAAACTTGTATCTGAACTTTCTTAAGTAATGCATGCCGCTTGCAGTTTTTATTCTAGAGTATAAATACACAATAGAATATTGCGTTACGATAATTACACTATGCAACAAAGTCAAGACAATATTCGTTTAGTGTAAGTAAGCGTTGGTAATGATCTATTAAAATcagatattttattattattttatttaattagagcACTTctttagaaattaaaaacaagtaagaaagctacagtcgagtgtgcgcgactgtgagatacccgttactcattttgaatataagcaaaacagtgcggtattattctgcaaataaaaccaaattaatataaaaaaaaaacttcgtAAAAGCTATAATAGTTATATTAGTATAGTGATTGATGATTTGATTGATGATTAAATAACCAATTTTTAATGTGGATAatgtttgaaatgttttttctttttttcaacttttgttATTCCTTAATGTGATAAAACTTGCATTTGGTTGTTATATTTCAACGTTTTTATACCGGTTGCCCATAGAGGAAAAgagtattataaatttgtgcctAAAGAAAATGTGGTTTcctatgcaaaaaaaaagctgctgCAGTAgtgtcttagttgctttggttgacaatctggtatacttGACGCTtgacttgtttttatttacatttttttaatgctaAATTCACTTAAACAAGAAAATCACCATTTTTGAAACGTGCATTTCTAATTCGAAGCAAATTTAGAAACtgcaacttttattattttaaattcaacaagAAAAAGTATTgtttaaaaagtgtttttttctATGGCAGATAACAAGTATTTCCAATACCAGAAAGTACGTATTTTCTATACTACAAAACAAGTAATTTTTGTAGctaaaaaaatggaaattttgcAATTCCGGGTTTGCTATAACATATCGAATGCACTTAATAAGCTCGACTTATATCCGAAGTGCGgcagcccaaaagtatgcaacgaaatttgaatttcattagACGCCTCAACcagctgcaattaaaatttcaaatataatgcAACACAACAGACAAATGACAATTCCAAGCGTTTGCAGTCGGGCAATTAAAACAATGccagtaaattaatttgtcagctaaattgaaatgaacattttgcaaatttaattacaaatgttCTGCTTGTAAGCTGGAAATACTTGCTTGATTTTCAGTTgcagaaatggaaatgaatatttagcaaaaattgttttatttttgtaaaatttataaacactTCTAAAAACGAAGAGTATAACTGCTCAACACTTGCCCCTTGATTGATGTTATCGAATGCGGGATGGTTTATAAAAGATAATTAAATTGTCAGCAGACATCGGAGATAGTTGATGGTTGATATTTTACACCTGcgggaacacacacacagcgatgAGAACAATGTCCAAAACCCGATAGACTGTAATTTATGGGAAGTAGTTTAGATTAAATGCTAAATCTAGTCGGCTGCAATTATAAAGCACGCCAAAGTCAACTGAGCTGAGTAATTTATGAGTCTGCCACGGCAATTTCTCGCCAcatatcaaaatcaaaattccaTGGCGAGAGTCGATGTGTGGTTGCCGCGAGGTGTGCTCAATAAGTTGCCGAACAAGTTGCAAAAGTAATgtgattattatatatacatacatatatatgtattaatagTGAATCCCCAACTCCGATTAATTTTCGACAACTCATTCATTTTTTAGAAAAgtatttgtgtgcgtgtgtttctCCTGGATAAGCACTTAACCAATTAGCATGTTTAGCCAATGGCCctaaataaaccaaaagcaaaTCTTTTTTTGTCTCGCGAGTGTTTTGCgtcgaaataaataataatacttaccATATTTGATGTATACGTCGCGCTTTGATGGatgagcaataaaaataaatggcatACCCTAAAATATTTGAGTGTTGCGGGAAATACGTTGATTATTTTACACGATAACTGATCGAAGtttagaatatataatataccgaaaaaatatatacaacatttCTTTCATTATTCTTTTGTGTACTCGTATTTAATTCATTCTTTCTTGTGCTGCCCTCTATTGCAATAGGAAAGCCGCGCGCGGTTGGCAAAAGTCTCAATGAAATTGTGAGAAATGcgaagccgaagctgaagctgaagcgaTGTAATTAATTACTCAGGAACGCGTACAGTGAAGCCTGCCTTTGATGAACCACACACGGCATCTCTTTTGAATTTGTGGTGTTACAACCGATTCGTCCGCTCTGTGATAATTATTTACTTCCCTTTCGAGTTCGTCATAGAGAAGCTCGTTTGTATTCGTagtagctgtagctgtgaAGCTCGACGTCGAGTGATTAAAccaacacacattcacacattcacacactcacacagagacacacataGATAGCAAATTCAAGCAAAGCCGACCGACACTTCTAATACAATATTCGAGCAATTATCAAGCAGCCGGCAAAGGCAGCAGACGAACTGCGTTCTGGAGTCAGTgatctgttgtttttttttttttgtttttttttttgtatttttgttaagtTTGTGAGTTGTGCTCCTGGCGATGAGTTCGCCGAATCCCAGTGACCACTTCAGTGCAGATGATGAGGATGCAACATCTCAACTAATCGCGGTCAAGGCAGGTACTACAAAATCCAAATCGAACCGATCTCTGCTGGATGCGAACTGATCAATATTGGTTCTGTCGCTGGATTGCactggtttttgtttttttttttgttgcatctCAAGTGATTACCGCAAAGAAAACAACAGGCAGGAGGCGTCATATGACAGGCTGCTgatatattacgtatacgtcacgttgcctcgcctcgcctcatTCTGCAAGATATCtgaccaaaataataaaatgaattgctgctgctgctgctgttgataatAATCGTGTTTTATGCGTTGCTATTTTTATGCAGATTGTCGACGATGTTTCCGCCTCGAGCATGGGCACGCCCACAGCGGTAAATCTGACGCCCGATTCAGGGAATGCAAATGGCAATCACAAGGGTGATGGCaacaacggcgacgacgacgacagcagcgATGAGTTTGGCAATGCCAAGAAGCCAGTTTATCGGTGAGTTATCCAGCGAACATTCACGGAATTCTTTACCTTCGAAAACCTCaagttcagtttcagtttcagttttctgAGTTCAGTTCGTAGTTCAGTTAAGATTTTTCAATAACACTTGACATACAAGTGTTAATTAGTCAGAGTTTGCCAGGAGAGCTAACTAGAATGTGAAATACCCTGCAAAGAAAGTAgtcttaaaaattatatttttttagatttcaacaaatcaaaaagttCATTCAATAACTagcattcaattcaattgtagaaaatgaaaaaacattttctttttctgcatGCTTTAGAATTTTGTACAGGGTATCCAGAAGTCGATTGCTCTGCCAACGTTTTTATACTCGTGAAATATATGCTTTTCATACCCTATTATTAAATGTTGGGTATTTTGTAGCATTTCCCGTTGTAATTATTCATACATACGTTGCCAGACAGTGATCATTGCTCGCCTCATGCCAAAGTTCAgcttgcaattaaattaattaatttaatttttttttgtagttgtacTCACTCTGTTTAAACTACATTAACGACATGCCAGTTGGcttcaaatttaatgttgTGCATGTGGAAAGGGGGTCGGTGGCATGTGAATATTTTTGAACGTGTCTTTCTTAACATACCAGCCACAGCAAAATCTGTTCCCACGTTGAATTTACAGTTAAAATGCAGTCAAACGGACGTTGAAACACAAGTTTGTTGTTAATCGGTGTCCAGACAGTGAAAAGTTGTCAAATACAAAGCTTGCGCCGAAATTATTAAGGTTTGACCATTCGAAAATATAGTtggaaaaatgtgaaatttatttcctATAGAAATAACCTGTTTGTGCAAGTGTGAGACGCTGATATCTGATACatcagcaaaacaaaattaattaaataaatcaaattcattgcaatgcaaaaaaaaacccaatgaatatttgaattaataagCAGCCAAAGTTGATTACATTGCACATTGAAAACCGTTTAACAGTCGACTGTTAACTAACAGCGCAACAGCAGTGCAGTAACAGTTGGATGCACAGATAACAGCAAACAGTGAGCTTTAACAGATGTTGCGCTTGCGCTTTCATCCCCCAGCAAAAGTTTCGACAAACAGCTTTTAAAACTCGCACACAGATGACACGCAaccgtgtgtgtttgtgcgtgcTTGTGAgtaattttgcagtttaaGCGAATTAATGCCATAGCGATGGCAGTGGGTGGTGTTGGTGGAGAGCGGAGATGAAGGTAAACGCAAATCTCGCTCGTTGTTGATAAGTAAATGAAAGGcagagatacacacacacacacacacacacacaatcaagcgttgttgttgttgtgttggcgTTCATGAAAACGTTGTTGATTGCAACAACGAATAAATGTAATGTACATGTACTTGTATGGAGATAGCACTGAACTGATGTGaggcgtgtgtgtgttattcTACGGAGatgtacataagtacataACTGAGATGTCGGGATTTTAATATCTTAAAGTAGCTTCCCAGCTCAGTAGATAGTTGAGATTAGCCGTGATAACAACGGAGAGaaagcaacacacaacagGCACATTTCTCGACTCGAttgccataaaataaatatacatataaatagtTATAATACTACTATAATTACTTGTTACACAGGTAACATTCGTACTTGTTGTCGTCTTTGTGttaactatatacatatatattctgcTCGTCAAATGTGCTAATTTTGTGGGGCAAcacacaacatttatttatggccTTATCGCGAACACGTTGCACATTGAGAGATCTGTGGATGCGAGAATAAATACgagtaaatacaaatatttatatgtttatacgaatataaatacttatacttatTGTACACACATCGAAGCTTAAAGAGGCCTTTATCAATTACGAGCATGTTTATTACGATCCATTAACGGTTCTGTTTTGTGCCACGAACTTTTCGCATTTGCATAAAGTCGCCATAAAGATAAGCCCCAAGTAACAAACTCACACTCtacaaagaaaacaatacGCAAAATGGGTCATCAAGTTGCTTTTCGCCAAGGCTTTTGAATGAACAAATAATCCATTCAACCTTTTGTTTTCATACGCCGCAATGATCAACATTAAACAGGCTTTCATCGAAGTTTCCGCACTCCAATCCAATGCTTTGCAGGGTATCATTTAGTCGACTACCATAGAGATTATTCATTTTGTGTACAATCAGAGATAAGTGAGCACGATAAGAACAGCTCTTAACTACACCTAATCGCAGGCTAAATAAGAATTGAAACAAATCTCACGCCTCGTTAAAATTTACAAGTTTcgcaacaatatttttgtttatatttttatgattaatgtatttttactttacttttcaaGAGCAgtcagtttatttattatttgcaagtCTACAATTTAAGAGATCTATATATTTCgtagagaaaataaaatgtataccTAATGATCCAATAGGTTGCAACATTTGTCTCAAGCGTCACAAAGATACATTCATTATACGTCAATGCATGAagtcatatattatattattttagtgcTCTGAAATCGACAGTTGAGATATGAGAATAGACAACTgtcacaaaaaagaaacaaaatacttGTCTTGGAAGAGCatcttataatatttatgtgcgTTTGTCTATACTACTCATATCTGAGTCgcataattcattatttataagACGTTTGTCAGCACTTTGATAGGTGAATATCACTGGGGAATATCGTTTATCAGCAATACGATCATGATCATAAACATTACCACAACTCAGCGATAGTCAAAAGAGTATTTTTTATTGGGCATTCACAGAcaagaaaattgtatttgcttttcttattgtgtttttttttttttagcgaTCGCTTTCGCAGCCGAAGACGCGCCTCCATCGCCCCGCTGCCCGCCCTGCGACTTAACAGCAAGGAGATGCTGGCAAGTGATTTCGACACCCACAGCGTGGCAAGCAACCAGGCCTCCATCACCAGCGTCAACTCCTTGGCTAGTTTGTTGCGTGAGAAAATGCAGGTGAGCAAAAAAGTTGGGGAAAAAGTATGGCAAATGGAAAAACAGGGAGTGAGAGAAAGTAAAGTCAAGAAGAATGAAAGATAAAGTTAGGTATTATAGAAAAAAAGTGAGAGAGTATGAAAGACACCAAAATAGAAGAGGTAAAGCAATAAACTagaataagaaataaataaaaatagaaagaataaaaaaattaatttgaagttATCAGGTAGGTATAGGGGAAGAAAAGGGCAGTGGATTGAAATGTAAAGCATTAGCTAAAAAGTATTGAAAAATCAGAAGAatgcaaatagaaaattagCGACGAAAGGAATAAAAGCTATGAAGGGGaatttagaaaaaataaagtaagtaaaagtaaatgcattgaagaatgaataaaataaataggaaAATGATCAATAAAGTGTATTCAAAATGGGAGAGAAAAGTAGAGAAAGGGTGTACCTAGAAAAAAGTGAGGGAAAGACAGAAGAAAGGCAACTACACTGATATGACGAGCTAATTAGGTGTGCAAAAGGTGATAAAACCCTTgagacaaaaaagaaagtaagCGCGTGAGAAAGAAGATAGGGGaaaaattccaaataatactgaaataaaaacacacacaatatcaTTACAATAGTTAACTAATTGTTGTCTGTTCTTCCCAAAGGCCTTTCCACAATTGATTCGCAAGAAGAAGCGGGAGACAAAGGACTACAAGATCAAGATCTTTGTGATCATGATgttcttcatcatcatctttcTGGTGAGTTACTTAATAATACTCTTATTATATTAAGATTAATGAGCAATAACCTTTGTGGCTTGCAGATTGGCTATGCTTATGTCGCCTACCATCAGCAGGTGCTGACGAAGAGCTACTTCCAGAAGATCAAGTTCAATTCAAAAGATCGCATCTTTCGCATACTCAGCCACGAGGACAAGGAGGTGATAATGGGTCATCTGGGAGTGACGCTAGGCAGCGATACGGCGCCGTTTCACTGCCTCGAGGATCATCGGCGCAGCGATGGCAGCGTGTGCATCGAATGGAACGGAATAGCGAGGCTCCACATGAACTTCGAGGACAAGAAAGTCTTTCGCTGCTACACGCTGCAGTGGCAGGCGTTGACTCCCGGCCTGCTGCCCACCGATTGCTATGAGCTGAAGCGGGACAATGGCTTGTGGTTTGGAGGCGGCATTACCAAGGGTCAGGAGTGGTCGCTGAGCTATGCCAACTTTGACTTTATGCCCTATGCCAGTGGCGATCACAAGGTGCATCAGTTTGGCAATGCGGTCAAGCGGTATTTCATCAACTCCATTGGCGTGGCGATGCAGGTGAATGAACGCACTCCGCTGCAGCTTGGCATCAATCGCACCGAGAATCAGTTTTGTTTGCGGGCGGCCAACGATGATTTCACATTCGTGAATCGTTTGACCGAATTGCCGCAGCTGGACTATAAGATTTGCACGACGGAGGATATGCGGAGTCTCCACATGCTGATGACACAGCAGCCGCTGTTCAATGGCGTTACCGAGGAGCTGGAGCCGCTGCTTGCGGAGCCAGTGTGGCAGATACCACATCAGGCGCATCGTGACTCACTTAATGAATCGATCATTTGCGACTATTCGGAGAATGCGATTGCCATCGGTTTGGGGCACATTGTGATCAATGAGTTTTGGCAGGAGAATATCGGTGACTTCACCGTCGATCGCACGAGATTTCCCACGCTGAATGATACCATCGCTGTGCTGCATCGCCGTGGCTTCAAGGTGGTTTTCACCATCCAGCCGTTCATCAGCACCGACAGTCCCAACTTCAAGGATGCCGTCGCTCGCAAGCTGCTCATCTATGAACGGCATTCGGAGCGCAGCATCCCGGCGCTCACCCGCTACAAGAGCAGCTCCAGCGCCGGTGTGCTGGACATCACGAACAATGCGTCGGTGCCCTGGCTGCTGGAGAAGCTGCAGCGGCTGAAGGACGAGTACGGTGTCAAGAGTTTCTATTTGGATCTGGGCACTGGCTACAATCTGCCGCATTACTATCAATGCCGCCAGCCACTCGACAATCCCGATCAGTACGCACGCAAGTTGACCCAGAGCCTGGAGAGTGCCGGACTCATGGCGGTGTCGACGGCAAGTGTGGTGCCCAAGCCACCGACATTTGTCAGCACTCCGCCGGCGAACTCAACGTGGGAGGGACTCCGCGAAACGCTCGCGGCTGTGCTCAACTACGGCGTCATCGGTTATCCGTTTGTGTTACCCGGCGCCATTGGTGGCGATTATCTGCTTCAGCGACCGCTCACCAAAATGGTTTCGTTCTACTCGTTGGCGCAACCGCCGCTGCCCGACATGGAGCTCTTCATACGTTGGCTGCAGCTGGCCACGTTTTTGCCTGTGATGCAGTTCAGTCATCTGCCCGATGAATACCAGAGCAAGCTGGTGACCCGCGTTGCACAGGAGCTGAAGAATGTGCGACAAACGGTGGTGATCAAGTTGCTCAACAAGTATTTGCACTCATCGATGACGGAGGGTTTGCCGTTGGTGCGTCCGCTGTGGATGTTGGATCCCCATGATCCCGCCTGTCTCATTGTCAGCGATGAGTTCTCTGTGGGCGAGGAGCTCATTGTGGCGCCCATTCTCGATGCAGGTCGCGAGGAACGCGAAGGTAATAGACTTCCGTTAATCACTCACACATTTCACTAATTTGATTATCATTTCTTGCAGTGTATTTGCCGCAGGGCGTGTGGAAGGATGGCATCGATGGATCACTGCGCAAGGGAAGCCGCTGGATGCATGGCTATCGAGTGCCCAAGGACAAGGTTGCCTACTTCCGCAAAATGCCGGACAACACGCGCTTCTAGTTAAACAATCACGCCATCATATAACTGtgtattgttattataattattatgattatgttTATCggcttattttaaaaaaatacaatacaatttatagATCGATCATAGATAATACTACATACATCATTAGAATCTATAATGTTTCTCATTAAGTAATGCTAATATTAATTGCcttttctaaatatattttgttttttttttttaattttttttttagtacaATTTGTTATATGCCCGGCATGCATTCGGATCGAATTAGATATATCAAATGTATAGCTTTAAGCACGATATCTTCATACGCTCATGTGCCCAAAGTTAACTGTATAACTATTAGAATAGTTAGCTTTTtcgaaaattatataaaaaaatatatatatatatatattaaacgTTGATCAACAATACTTTTGTCaggtattttatttaagtgcAAATTTATAGGCcctttttgaaatttaatatatatttcaaaaatttgctACTATCATAGTATGaaattggttttgttttttaaatatgttctGGACATTGcacataattcaaaataagGAAATCAAGTTTATAATGGACAGATCGAAAGCATTTTATGCCAATAGTTTCACTGATCGATTttcgaaaatacaaaaaaaaagaatcattACAAtcaatgaaaaaatattgtggAAATTTACCAAGAACTGAGTTCACATACGTACAAtacaatattacaatattacaaACTAGAATTAAGGGGCTTACATAATTTGCATGCCATGTCTGaacgctagatggcgccacgGCACAAATTGAACCGAATcgtataataaattatgtagcTTGACTGTCTAACTGGGATTTAGTATTTGCAGCTCTCACTTACATTAGCTTTAGATTTATTAGtagcaaataaatagtttCCATCTCCTGTTTGGCCTCAGGGCTTTGCTCTGCACTCGGGCAGCGTAGCCTCGCAGGGCTCCGTTTCGGGCAGCCGAGGCTGCGCGCTGCATTGGGCATCCGTCACAACGACATCGTGCTGATCGAGACAGACAACGGAGCGACGTCGCTGAGGCATCGGAGCACCCGGTTGCCTACAAGTAACCGGGCAGAATTGCCAAGGTCCGGGCCACCAGTGAGCCGGACACTGTTGCTCGCCACAGGCGCGTGTTTGTCGCAACGGACGTTTGTTCTTCGCATGCGTCCAGCAAGGCAACTTATCTGACAGCACTGTTGATAAGAAATAAGGAATGAGTACATAAAGGAATGAGAacttttaaatcaattaagtcAATTCTTTACCTTTACCATTCTCATGGCAAATGGGCTCACGATGTTGCACACCGCCGCCACAGCTGACGGAGCAGGCTGTCCAGTTGCTGAGACGCCACTGATGCTGTCGCCCAGCGCTCACATTCAGGGCGGGCAATGTGAACTCATAGTAGATGCCCGGATTGCTCTCATTGCCGCGCACGATCGCCTGCAAGTGGAAAGAGATTAGATTACAAGTTGAGTAGGAATAAGCAACTAGAGTGCTAAAGAATCAGAGACTAGAGAAGAATCTTGtataagaagaaaagaatCAGAAGAAGAAACGAATCAGTGACTAGAAAAGAATCCTACATAAGAAGAAAAGAATCAAAAACTAGAGAAGAATCTTATAGAAGAAGAATAGAATCAAAAACTAGAGAGGAATCTtatagaagaagaaaagaatcAGAGACTAGAGAAGAATCTTAGATAAGAAGAAAAGAATCAGAAAAAGAAACGAATCAGTGACTAGAGAAGAATCTtatagaagaagaaaagaatcAGAGACTAGATAAGAATCTTatataagaagaaaagaatCAGAGACTAGAGAAGAATCTTATAGAAGAAAAGAATCAGAGCCTAGAGAAGAATCttataaaagaagaaaagaataaGAGACTAGAGAAGAATCTtatagaagaagaaaagaatcAGAAGAAGAAACGAATCAGTGACTAGAGAAGAATCTTACATAAGAAGAAAAGAATCAAAAACTAGAGAAGAATCTtatagaagaagaaaataatcAGAGACTAGAGACTAGAGAAGAATCTTATAGAAGAAGCAAAGAATCAGAGACTAGAGACGAATCTTATATAAGAAGAATAGAATCAAAAACTAGAGAAGAATCTtatagaagaagaaaagaatcAGAGACTAGAGAAGAATCTtatagaagaagaaaagaatcAGAGACTAGAAAAGAATCTTatataagaagaaaagaatCAGAGACTAGAGAAGAATCtta
Coding sequences:
- the LOC117567406 gene encoding myogenesis-regulating glycosidase isoform X3; amino-acid sequence: MPQSKSQSQSLLAAQALNAQHGLPLELPYADEDDEQPKEKEQQPLLPPTAIETRLSRKPSLGQRRNVDLPRLLVINELPAQPSTAPTPSPSPSPTPSPSPPANEKEREREHFGPGLRRNSISMPSGINSLELEAMRRRHQLQAQEALHEESQTESIVDDVSASSMGTPTAVNLTPDSGNANGNHKGDGNNGDDDDSSDEFGNAKKPVYRDRFRSRRRASIAPLPALRLNSKEMLASDFDTHSVASNQASITSVNSLASLLREKMQAFPQLIRKKKRETKDYKIKIFVIMMFFIIIFLIGYAYVAYHQQVLTKSYFQKIKFNSKDRIFRILSHEDKEVIMGHLGVTLGSDTAPFHCLEDHRRSDGSVCIEWNGIARLHMNFEDKKVFRCYTLQWQALTPGLLPTDCYELKRDNGLWFGGGITKGQEWSLSYANFDFMPYASGDHKVHQFGNAVKRYFINSIGVAMQVNERTPLQLGINRTENQFCLRAANDDFTFVNRLTELPQLDYKICTTEDMRSLHMLMTQQPLFNGVTEELEPLLAEPVWQIPHQAHRDSLNESIICDYSENAIAIGLGHIVINEFWQENIGDFTVDRTRFPTLNDTIAVLHRRGFKVVFTIQPFISTDSPNFKDAVARKLLIYERHSERSIPALTRYKSSSSAGVLDITNNASVPWLLEKLQRLKDEYGVKSFYLDLGTGYNLPHYYQCRQPLDNPDQYARKLTQSLESAGLMAVSTASVVPKPPTFVSTPPANSTWEGLRETLAAVLNYGVIGYPFVLPGAIGGDYLLQRPLTKMVSFYSLAQPPLPDMELFIRWLQLATFLPVMQFSHLPDEYQSKLVTRVAQELKNVRQTVVIKLLNKYLHSSMTEGLPLVRPLWMLDPHDPACLIVSDEFSVGEELIVAPILDAGREEREVYLPQGVWKDGIDGSLRKGSRWMHGYRVPKDKVAYFRKMPDNTRF
- the LOC117567406 gene encoding myogenesis-regulating glycosidase isoform X1; translation: MSSPNPSDHFSADDEDATSQLIAVKIVDDVSASSMGTPTAVNLTPDSGNANGNHKGDGNNGDDDDSSDEFGNAKKPVYRDRFRSRRRASIAPLPALRLNSKEMLASDFDTHSVASNQASITSVNSLASLLREKMQAFPQLIRKKKRETKDYKIKIFVIMMFFIIIFLIGYAYVAYHQQVLTKSYFQKIKFNSKDRIFRILSHEDKEVIMGHLGVTLGSDTAPFHCLEDHRRSDGSVCIEWNGIARLHMNFEDKKVFRCYTLQWQALTPGLLPTDCYELKRDNGLWFGGGITKGQEWSLSYANFDFMPYASGDHKVHQFGNAVKRYFINSIGVAMQVNERTPLQLGINRTENQFCLRAANDDFTFVNRLTELPQLDYKICTTEDMRSLHMLMTQQPLFNGVTEELEPLLAEPVWQIPHQAHRDSLNESIICDYSENAIAIGLGHIVINEFWQENIGDFTVDRTRFPTLNDTIAVLHRRGFKVVFTIQPFISTDSPNFKDAVARKLLIYERHSERSIPALTRYKSSSSAGVLDITNNASVPWLLEKLQRLKDEYGVKSFYLDLGTGYNLPHYYQCRQPLDNPDQYARKLTQSLESAGLMAVSTASVVPKPPTFVSTPPANSTWEGLRETLAAVLNYGVIGYPFVLPGAIGGDYLLQRPLTKMVSFYSLAQPPLPDMELFIRWLQLATFLPVMQFSHLPDEYQSKLVTRVAQELKNVRQTVVIKLLNKYLHSSMTEGLPLVRPLWMLDPHDPACLIVSDEFSVGEELIVAPILDAGREEREVYLPQGVWKDGIDGSLRKGSRWMHGYRVPKDKVAYFRKMPDNTRF
- the LOC117567406 gene encoding myogenesis-regulating glycosidase isoform X2 translates to MGTPTAVNLTPDSGNANGNHKGDGNNGDDDDSSDEFGNAKKPVYRDRFRSRRRASIAPLPALRLNSKEMLASDFDTHSVASNQASITSVNSLASLLREKMQAFPQLIRKKKRETKDYKIKIFVIMMFFIIIFLIGYAYVAYHQQVLTKSYFQKIKFNSKDRIFRILSHEDKEVIMGHLGVTLGSDTAPFHCLEDHRRSDGSVCIEWNGIARLHMNFEDKKVFRCYTLQWQALTPGLLPTDCYELKRDNGLWFGGGITKGQEWSLSYANFDFMPYASGDHKVHQFGNAVKRYFINSIGVAMQVNERTPLQLGINRTENQFCLRAANDDFTFVNRLTELPQLDYKICTTEDMRSLHMLMTQQPLFNGVTEELEPLLAEPVWQIPHQAHRDSLNESIICDYSENAIAIGLGHIVINEFWQENIGDFTVDRTRFPTLNDTIAVLHRRGFKVVFTIQPFISTDSPNFKDAVARKLLIYERHSERSIPALTRYKSSSSAGVLDITNNASVPWLLEKLQRLKDEYGVKSFYLDLGTGYNLPHYYQCRQPLDNPDQYARKLTQSLESAGLMAVSTASVVPKPPTFVSTPPANSTWEGLRETLAAVLNYGVIGYPFVLPGAIGGDYLLQRPLTKMVSFYSLAQPPLPDMELFIRWLQLATFLPVMQFSHLPDEYQSKLVTRVAQELKNVRQTVVIKLLNKYLHSSMTEGLPLVRPLWMLDPHDPACLIVSDEFSVGEELIVAPILDAGREEREVYLPQGVWKDGIDGSLRKGSRWMHGYRVPKDKVAYFRKMPDNTRF